One genomic region from Clostridium saccharobutylicum DSM 13864 encodes:
- a CDS encoding NUDIX hydrolase, with amino-acid sequence MKKEILLKEEKEFLDQYNPNEYERPSVTNDVIIFTTSDLKEDNSRKVPRKGMQVLLIKRNEFPEKYKWAIPGGFVNLNESLEEGAIRKLKEETGIDNVYIEQLYSFGDINRDPRTRVISIGNMALIAKENINFNKNIKPKETKWFWINKKLINSESCEGRIINKYNLSLKSEDEEIEIKYEILEITEKSILRKQEKTYTLLESSNDKLAFDHYKIIDYALDRIRNKIEYTPIALNLLPRLFTVKELQYVYEAIMGREILNFRRKMDDMIIETDEKIEGRPFRPAKMFKFNEEFEHKF; translated from the coding sequence ATGAAGAAAGAAATTTTATTAAAAGAAGAAAAAGAATTTTTAGATCAATATAATCCTAATGAGTACGAAAGACCTAGTGTGACAAATGATGTAATAATATTTACAACTAGTGATTTAAAAGAAGATAATTCTAGAAAAGTACCAAGGAAGGGAATGCAGGTTTTGTTAATAAAGAGAAATGAATTTCCTGAAAAATACAAATGGGCGATACCAGGTGGTTTTGTAAATCTTAATGAAAGTTTAGAAGAAGGTGCAATTAGAAAGTTAAAAGAAGAAACAGGCATAGATAATGTTTATATAGAACAGTTATATAGCTTTGGAGATATAAATAGAGATCCAAGAACAAGAGTTATAAGCATTGGGAATATGGCCTTAATTGCTAAAGAAAATATTAATTTTAATAAAAATATAAAGCCTAAAGAAACAAAATGGTTTTGGATAAATAAGAAATTAATAAACAGTGAAAGTTGTGAAGGACGTATTATAAATAAATATAATTTAAGTTTAAAAAGTGAAGATGAAGAAATTGAAATTAAATATGAAATATTAGAAATTACAGAAAAAAGTATATTAAGAAAACAAGAAAAAACTTATACGCTGTTGGAATCTAGTAATGATAAACTAGCTTTTGACCATTATAAAATAATAGATTACGCATTAGATAGAATTAGAAATAAAATTGAGTATACACCAATTGCTTTAAATTTGCTTCCTAGATTATTTACAGTAAAAGAACTTCAATATGTTTACGAAGCAATAATGGGAAGAGAAATATTAAATTTTAGAAGAAAGATGGATGACATGATTATAGAAACCGATGAAAAAATTGAAGGAAGGCCTTTTAGACCAGCTAAGATGTTTAAGTTCAATGAAGAGTTTGAACACAAATTTTAA
- a CDS encoding ribose-phosphate pyrophosphokinase: MIYLNEKKVNVKKFPNGESLINSEDLKVNEETNIIKLKFESDEDITHLIFLKGHLDELNCECILEILYMPYSRMDRTEGKTVFTLKYLCKLINSMNFDKVYIYEPHSDVSVALLDRVSIINTSSNIAKKVLEKFLREEKCEEQVYLVYPDAGAEKRYSKQIEYDKVLSASKERDFKTGYIKKLDINGTVDSESFKAIIVDDLCSKGGTFILTAAKLKKMGASEIYLVVTHCEETIFKGDILKTDLIKKVYTTNSILSRKHEKIEITKII; this comes from the coding sequence ATGATTTATTTAAATGAAAAGAAAGTAAATGTGAAAAAATTTCCGAATGGTGAATCCTTAATAAATAGTGAAGATTTAAAAGTTAATGAAGAAACTAATATTATTAAATTAAAATTTGAAAGTGATGAGGATATTACACATTTAATATTTTTAAAAGGACATTTAGATGAATTAAATTGTGAATGTATCCTTGAAATTCTCTATATGCCTTATAGCAGGATGGATAGAACAGAAGGAAAAACAGTGTTTACTCTTAAATATTTATGTAAGTTAATTAATTCTATGAATTTTGATAAGGTATATATTTATGAGCCACATTCTGATGTATCCGTAGCCTTGTTAGATAGAGTTAGTATAATAAATACTTCTTCAAATATTGCTAAAAAGGTATTAGAGAAATTTCTTAGAGAAGAAAAATGTGAAGAACAAGTTTATTTGGTTTATCCAGATGCAGGTGCTGAAAAAAGATATAGCAAACAAATTGAGTATGATAAGGTATTAAGTGCAAGCAAAGAAAGAGATTTTAAAACAGGGTATATAAAGAAACTTGACATTAATGGAACCGTAGACAGTGAAAGTTTTAAGGCAATTATCGTAGATGACTTATGTTCAAAAGGTGGAACTTTTATATTGACTGCAGCTAAATTAAAAAAAATGGGAGCAAGTGAGATTTATTTGGTAGTAACTCATTGTGAAGAAACAATATTTAAAGGTGATATTTTAAAGACAGATTTAATCAAAAAAGTATATACAACAAACAGTATATTAAGTAGGAAGCATGAGAAGATTGAAATAACTAAGATTATATAA
- a CDS encoding cysteine hydrolase family protein codes for MKKLLVVVDYQKDFVDGALGFKKAETLEEGIYNKVKSYLNNGDKVLFTYDTHYENYLETREGKSLPVPHCIINTEGHNLYGKLMEFKDSKNTFHYNKESFGIAPKDIISLSKEIGEDLDEIELVGVVTNICVISNVVTFQSQYINTNLIVDGTLCASFNESLHEKALDVIESLTVKVIR; via the coding sequence ATGAAAAAATTATTAGTAGTTGTTGATTATCAAAAGGATTTTGTAGATGGAGCGTTAGGATTTAAAAAGGCGGAAACTTTAGAAGAAGGAATTTATAATAAAGTAAAAAGTTATTTAAATAATGGGGATAAAGTTTTATTTACTTATGATACTCATTATGAGAATTATTTAGAAACTAGAGAAGGAAAAAGCTTACCAGTTCCTCATTGTATTATAAATACTGAAGGTCACAATTTATATGGGAAGTTAATGGAATTTAAGGATTCAAAAAATACATTTCATTATAATAAAGAATCTTTTGGTATAGCACCTAAGGATATAATTAGTTTATCTAAGGAAATTGGTGAAGATTTAGACGAAATAGAGTTAGTTGGTGTTGTAACAAATATATGCGTAATAAGTAATGTAGTAACATTTCAGTCACAGTATATAAACACAAATTTAATTGTTGATGGAACTCTTTGTGCAAGTTTTAATGAAAGCTTACATGAAAAAGCCTTAGATGTAATAGAATCATTAACTGTAAAAGTTATAAGATAG
- a CDS encoding nicotinate phosphoribosyltransferase, producing MIDPLLLTDFYKTIHHKCYVEGLTKLVSYWTPRMSRKENMNKVVMFGLQSFIKKYLIEYFNENFFNVSKKEIIKEYKRVICNTMGDIAADTFHIEKLHDLGYLPIQIKAVQEGTRVNIKTPMIEITNTHDDFAWLVNYLETFMSCNIWQPMASATIAYRYREIMERYFDLTVENGDVTKSCGDFSMRGFSSIESAQVSSAGHLLSFTGTATISSILYLEKYYNCNIENEVVGIGTPSTEHSVMCSYGTDELKAYKRLINEVFPSGILSIVSDTYDYWNIITNILPILKQDILNRDGKIIIRGDSGDPIKIICGDSGAPQNSPAYKGTVELLWEIFGGQINSKGYKVLNSHIGAIYGDSITVERCEEICNKLMQKGFAVSNCTFGIGSYTYQYNTRDTFGFALKATHAIINGEEKFIFKDPKTDIGKFKKSQKGMCYVYKNGDDIVYKDELTIKEAEEYKDNLLEIVFKDGKLIKDYSLKEIRNKLYGKF from the coding sequence ATGATAGATCCATTATTGTTAACTGATTTTTATAAAACAATACATCATAAGTGTTATGTAGAAGGTCTTACAAAACTTGTAAGCTATTGGACGCCTAGAATGTCTAGAAAAGAAAATATGAATAAAGTTGTTATGTTTGGATTACAATCTTTTATAAAAAAATATTTAATAGAATATTTTAATGAAAATTTCTTTAATGTTTCAAAGAAAGAAATTATTAAAGAGTATAAGAGAGTTATATGTAATACTATGGGTGATATTGCAGCAGATACTTTTCATATAGAAAAGCTGCATGATTTAGGATATCTTCCTATACAAATTAAAGCAGTTCAGGAGGGGACACGGGTTAATATAAAAACACCCATGATCGAGATTACCAATACTCATGATGATTTTGCTTGGCTTGTAAATTATTTAGAGACATTTATGAGTTGCAATATATGGCAGCCTATGGCAAGTGCAACAATTGCATATAGATACAGGGAGATCATGGAAAGATATTTTGATCTTACTGTAGAAAATGGTGATGTAACTAAATCATGTGGGGATTTTAGTATGAGAGGATTCAGTTCAATTGAAAGTGCACAAGTTAGTAGTGCAGGACATTTACTTTCATTTACTGGAACTGCAACAATCTCATCAATACTTTATTTAGAAAAGTATTATAACTGCAATATTGAAAATGAAGTTGTAGGTATTGGAACTCCATCAACAGAGCATAGTGTAATGTGTAGCTATGGAACTGATGAACTTAAAGCTTATAAAAGATTAATTAATGAAGTGTTTCCAAGTGGAATATTGAGTATAGTTTCAGATACTTATGATTATTGGAATATTATTACCAATATACTTCCAATATTAAAACAAGATATATTAAATCGAGATGGAAAGATAATAATAAGAGGAGACAGTGGAGATCCAATTAAGATAATATGTGGAGATAGTGGAGCACCTCAAAATAGTCCAGCTTATAAGGGAACAGTAGAGCTTTTGTGGGAGATTTTTGGTGGTCAAATTAATTCTAAGGGCTACAAAGTTTTAAATTCTCATATAGGAGCAATTTATGGAGACAGTATTACTGTAGAAAGGTGCGAGGAGATTTGCAATAAACTAATGCAAAAAGGATTTGCAGTAAGTAATTGCACATTTGGAATAGGTTCATACACGTATCAATATAATACTCGAGATACTTTTGGATTTGCATTAAAAGCTACTCATGCAATAATAAATGGAGAAGAAAAGTTTATATTTAAAGATCCTAAGACTGATATAGGAAAGTTTAAAAAATCTCAAAAAGGAATGTGCTATGTATATAAGAATGGCGATGACATTGTATATAAAGATGAACTCACTATCAAAGAAGCAGAAGAATATAAAGATAATTTATTAGAAATTGTATTTAAAGATGGAAAATTGATTAAAGATTATTCATTGAAAGAAATTAGAAATAAACTTTATGGGAAGTTTTAA
- a CDS encoding GNAT family N-acetyltransferase: protein MINDANCENKGLYEIRKAKLEDLESIVRFNYNLAKETENKDLNLEVLTKGVKAILSDKSKGQYYVCTINDEVIGQIMHTYEWSDWRNGMFLWVQSVYVDAKYRRKGIFKKLYNYVKQICDDDINIAGIRLYVEKENLNAKTTYKSLGMYECNYHMYEYEVNR, encoded by the coding sequence ATGATTAATGATGCTAATTGTGAAAATAAAGGACTATATGAAATAAGAAAGGCCAAACTGGAAGACTTAGAATCAATAGTGAGGTTTAACTATAATTTAGCAAAGGAAACTGAAAATAAAGACTTAAATTTAGAAGTTTTAACTAAAGGTGTTAAAGCTATATTATCAGATAAAAGTAAAGGTCAGTATTATGTTTGCACAATAAATGATGAAGTTATAGGACAAATAATGCATACATATGAATGGAGCGATTGGAGAAATGGAATGTTTCTTTGGGTTCAAAGTGTATATGTAGATGCTAAGTATAGAAGAAAAGGCATATTTAAAAAATTATACAATTATGTGAAGCAGATTTGTGATGATGATATAAATATAGCTGGAATAAGACTATATGTAGAAAAAGAAAATTTAAATGCTAAAACCACATATAAATCATTAGGTATGTATGAATGTAATTATCATATGTATGAATATGAAGTAAATAGATAA
- the hisJ gene encoding histidinol-phosphatase HisJ: protein MKSEKILKDGHIHSPYCPHGTNDPFELYIEQAIRCGLDEMSFTEHMPFTRYFTDDKKFLDECSPSKEIIEKYFHDLGKLKPKYKDKIKINTGLEVDFIDGYENETKDFLNIYGPKLEDSILSVHFIKVNDEYIAIDWRPGFEEALEKLGTVERIYDKYYETLLKAVRADLGEFKPKRIGHPNLIRIFNKLYPIEYKNKELLQEIVKEIKNGDYEVDVNTAGLRKPYCNEIYVSDIFKELIEEYGVKKVYGSDSHTASDVGRDFDKE from the coding sequence ATGAAAAGTGAAAAAATATTAAAAGATGGACACATTCATTCACCATATTGTCCTCATGGAACTAATGATCCTTTTGAATTATACATTGAACAAGCGATAAGATGTGGATTAGATGAAATGAGTTTTACTGAACATATGCCATTTACAAGATATTTTACTGATGATAAAAAATTTTTAGATGAATGTTCTCCATCAAAGGAAATTATAGAAAAATATTTTCATGATTTAGGAAAATTAAAACCAAAATATAAAGATAAAATAAAGATAAATACGGGGTTAGAAGTAGATTTTATAGATGGATATGAGAATGAAACAAAAGATTTTTTAAATATTTATGGACCTAAATTAGAAGATAGTATATTATCAGTTCATTTTATAAAAGTAAATGATGAATATATAGCTATTGATTGGAGACCAGGATTTGAAGAGGCTTTGGAGAAACTTGGAACAGTTGAACGAATATATGATAAATATTACGAAACACTTTTAAAAGCTGTAAGAGCTGATTTAGGAGAATTTAAACCAAAACGTATAGGACATCCTAATTTGATTAGAATTTTTAATAAATTGTATCCTATAGAATATAAAAATAAAGAGCTTTTACAAGAGATTGTGAAGGAAATAAAAAATGGGGACTATGAAGTAGATGTTAATACTGCAGGTCTTAGAAAACCATATTGTAACGAAATTTATGTAAGTGATATTTTCAAAGAATTAATAGAAGAATATGGAGTTAAAAAAGTATACGGATCAGATTCACATACAGCAAGTGATGTTGGAAGAGATTTTGATAAAGAATAA
- a CDS encoding YdcF family protein, which yields MELKRNNFIKEITSFIFIEDKPEKADIIFVPGGLWPEPMEKASELWLNGYAQYILPSGKYTLKNNCFTKPATKSEKYNKKYDTEYEFMKDVGLSYGVDEKAILKEDNATWTKENAFNSRKVTDELDLEIKKAIICCKSFHSKRALMFYSFAYPETKFIICPVDIENINKENWFETENGIDNVMGELSRCGGQFKKAIPIWRKK from the coding sequence ATGGAATTAAAGCGAAATAATTTTATAAAGGAAATTACATCATTTATTTTTATTGAAGATAAGCCTGAAAAAGCAGATATTATTTTTGTTCCAGGAGGATTATGGCCAGAGCCAATGGAAAAGGCATCTGAGCTTTGGTTAAATGGATATGCACAGTATATTTTACCGTCAGGAAAATATACATTAAAAAATAATTGTTTCACAAAACCTGCAACAAAATCAGAAAAATATAATAAAAAGTATGATACGGAATATGAATTTATGAAAGATGTAGGATTATCTTATGGTGTTGATGAAAAGGCAATACTTAAGGAAGATAATGCAACATGGACAAAGGAAAATGCTTTTAATTCGCGAAAAGTTACGGATGAATTAGATTTAGAAATAAAAAAAGCAATTATTTGTTGCAAATCTTTTCATTCTAAACGTGCTCTTATGTTTTATAGTTTTGCATATCCTGAAACAAAGTTTATTATATGTCCAGTGGATATAGAAAATATAAATAAAGAAAATTGGTTTGAAACTGAAAACGGAATTGATAATGTAATGGGGGAATTATCACGTTGTGGAGGTCAGTTTAAAAAGGCCATACCGATATGGCGTAAGAAATAA
- a CDS encoding HD domain-containing phosphohydrolase has product MNNNLGVTSNKMISIIHKAINAVDKRLLNHGQRVAYIMLNLLKADGSYSEEEILKICFVSILHDIGAYKVTERDKLTAVDIITPFNHAIYGALFIKYFSPLGDLYKIVLTHHFTVKYYKDRHMEIVSKEGLLLNFADYLDRIYLNKQVIEKLHEEKQKKHYLKEHINLFIEADKKYQFIEKLIDGTYITELDRFFEKRYFTREKVVAYSKMLAYCIDFRSEATVIHTITVEAISEQIAKIYGLDDEKVELIKVAATLHDIGKIAIPVEILEKPGKLTQEEFEIMKSHAKIGYDILSGVNIDDIRDIGTLHHEKLDGNGYPFGLKAEQISVEMRIVAISDIVSALVGVRSYKEGFNKEKIIKILKEMSDNNKIDSTITHLFIQNYDYIVDEAKKQCADLMDKYLNIQNEYKETLKYFS; this is encoded by the coding sequence ATGAATAATAATTTAGGCGTTACTTCAAATAAAATGATATCCATCATACACAAAGCTATTAATGCAGTAGATAAAAGACTTTTGAATCATGGACAGCGTGTAGCATATATTATGTTAAATTTATTGAAAGCAGATGGTTCTTATAGTGAAGAAGAAATTTTGAAAATTTGCTTTGTATCAATTCTTCATGATATAGGAGCATACAAGGTTACTGAAAGGGACAAGCTTACAGCTGTAGATATAATAACTCCTTTTAATCATGCTATTTATGGAGCGTTGTTTATAAAATATTTTTCTCCACTTGGAGATTTATACAAGATAGTATTAACTCATCATTTCACGGTTAAATATTATAAAGATAGACATATGGAAATTGTATCTAAAGAGGGATTATTGTTAAACTTTGCCGATTATTTAGATAGGATATATTTAAATAAGCAAGTAATTGAAAAGCTACATGAAGAAAAACAAAAAAAACATTATCTAAAAGAACATATTAACTTATTTATAGAAGCTGATAAAAAATATCAATTTATAGAAAAATTGATAGATGGTACATATATAACTGAATTAGATAGATTCTTCGAAAAAAGATATTTTACTAGAGAAAAAGTTGTTGCATACAGTAAAATGTTAGCTTATTGCATTGATTTCAGAAGTGAAGCTACAGTAATTCATACTATAACAGTAGAAGCTATAAGTGAACAAATAGCTAAAATATATGGCTTGGATGATGAAAAAGTGGAATTAATTAAAGTGGCAGCAACTCTTCATGATATCGGTAAAATAGCAATTCCAGTAGAAATATTAGAAAAACCAGGAAAACTTACTCAAGAAGAATTTGAAATTATGAAAAGTCATGCAAAGATTGGATATGATATATTAAGTGGAGTAAATATAGATGATATAAGAGATATAGGGACGCTACATCATGAAAAGTTAGATGGAAATGGATATCCTTTTGGGCTCAAAGCAGAACAAATTTCTGTTGAAATGAGAATAGTAGCAATATCTGATATTGTTAGTGCATTAGTTGGAGTGAGAAGCTATAAAGAAGGTTTCAATAAGGAAAAAATAATAAAAATATTAAAAGAGATGTCAGATAATAATAAGATAGATTCAACAATAACACATTTATTTATACAAAATTATGATTATATAGTTGATGAAGCAAAGAAACAGTGTGCTGATTTAATGGATAAATATTTAAATATACAAAATGAATATAAAGAAACGTTAAAATATTTTAGTTAA
- a CDS encoding CBS domain-containing protein has product MVIKDIMSKDVVSLNSQDSIERAAQIMEQFDVGSVPVCNNEKLVGIVTDRDIALRCVAGGNNANNQKISDVMTSNPVTGTPDMNIHDAAQIMSKEQIRRLPIVQNDNLVGIVSLGDISVEPTLQDNAEEALKNISEPTKNQM; this is encoded by the coding sequence ATGGTTATAAAAGATATAATGTCAAAAGATGTAGTAAGTTTAAATTCTCAAGATTCCATTGAAAGAGCTGCACAAATTATGGAACAGTTTGATGTAGGATCAGTACCTGTATGTAATAATGAGAAGTTAGTTGGAATAGTTACAGACAGAGATATTGCCTTAAGATGTGTAGCAGGAGGTAATAATGCAAATAACCAAAAGATAAGCGATGTCATGACTTCAAATCCTGTTACTGGAACCCCTGATATGAATATTCATGATGCTGCACAAATAATGAGTAAAGAGCAAATAAGAAGATTACCTATCGTTCAAAATGATAATCTTGTTGGTATAGTTTCTTTAGGAGATATTTCAGTAGAACCTACTTTACAGGACAATGCAGAAGAAGCTCTAAAAAACATATCTGAACCAACAAAAAACCAAATGTAA
- the rbsK gene encoding ribokinase, whose protein sequence is MNKVCVLGSINMDLVFQIENMPKEGETILSKQFDKNPGGKGANQAVAAKRSGASVYMIGKIGNDDNGRTMVEGLENDGINTKYISIDPNEPTGMAIIMVNSQGNNSIVVEAGANMNIDNNDIKNADEAIINSDIIISQFETPDQSAIEAFKRAKELNKITILNPAPAKKIEDELLKYTDIIVPNETEVEVITGVKVFDLESAKNAGQLLIEKGIKYVIITLGEKGAALISKDRAEIVQAFKVNAVDTTAAGDSFIGGISCKIDVNEFSFESLLKSIRFGNMVSSLAVQKEGAQISIPYLNDVLEVYKDKEELK, encoded by the coding sequence ATGAACAAAGTTTGTGTTTTGGGAAGCATAAATATGGATTTAGTTTTTCAAATTGAAAATATGCCTAAAGAGGGCGAAACTATATTATCAAAACAATTCGATAAAAATCCAGGGGGAAAGGGCGCTAATCAGGCAGTAGCGGCAAAAAGATCTGGAGCCAGTGTTTATATGATAGGTAAGATTGGAAATGATGATAATGGAAGAACTATGGTTGAAGGATTAGAAAATGACGGTATAAATACAAAGTATATTTCAATTGATCCGAATGAACCAACAGGAATGGCAATTATAATGGTTAATAGTCAAGGGAATAACTCCATAGTTGTTGAAGCTGGTGCTAACATGAATATAGATAATAATGATATCAAAAATGCAGATGAGGCAATTATTAATAGTGATATTATAATTTCTCAATTTGAAACTCCAGATCAATCTGCAATTGAAGCATTTAAAAGAGCTAAGGAGTTAAATAAGATAACTATATTAAATCCAGCACCAGCCAAAAAAATAGAAGATGAATTATTAAAATATACAGATATAATAGTTCCTAATGAAACAGAAGTTGAAGTAATTACTGGTGTAAAAGTTTTTGATTTAGAAAGTGCAAAAAACGCAGGTCAATTATTAATAGAAAAAGGTATTAAGTATGTAATTATAACTTTAGGCGAAAAAGGAGCAGCGCTTATTTCAAAGGATAGAGCAGAAATAGTACAAGCATTTAAAGTTAATGCAGTGGATACTACAGCAGCAGGTGATAGTTTTATTGGGGGAATAAGTTGTAAAATTGATGTTAATGAATTTTCATTTGAAAGTTTACTCAAATCAATCAGATTTGGGAATATGGTTTCATCATTAGCAGTTCAAAAAGAAGGAGCTCAAATTTCAATTCCATATTTAAATGATGTATTAGAAGTGTATAAGGATAAGGAGGAGTTAAAATGA
- the rbsD gene encoding D-ribose pyranase encodes MKKTALLNSDLSSVISKMGHTDLLAIGDCGLPIPECTKRIDLALIKNIPRFIDTLKVVLLELQIEEVIIASELENENLSLYEQIKKEIENVKITVISHEELKALLKDCKAVVRTGEQTPYANIILRSGVVF; translated from the coding sequence ATGAAAAAAACAGCTTTATTAAATAGTGATTTATCATCAGTAATTTCAAAAATGGGACATACAGATTTATTAGCAATAGGGGACTGTGGATTACCAATACCAGAGTGTACTAAAAGAATAGATTTAGCATTAATAAAAAATATTCCGAGATTTATTGATACTTTAAAAGTTGTATTATTGGAACTTCAAATTGAAGAAGTTATTATAGCATCAGAACTAGAAAATGAAAATTTAAGTTTATATGAACAAATAAAAAAAGAAATAGAAAATGTTAAGATAACAGTGATTTCACATGAGGAATTGAAAGCTTTATTAAAAGATTGTAAAGCAGTTGTAAGAACAGGTGAACAAACTCCTTATGCAAATATAATTCTAAGATCAGGAGTTGTATTTTAA
- a CDS encoding sugar ABC transporter ATP-binding protein, producing MDTRKPMLKMVNVSKSFPGVKALDKVNITAYGGEVTALLGENGAGKSTLMKILSGVYQKDEGQIFVQGEEVKLKGIKDAEEHGITIIHQELSVIPNLTIAENMFLGNEKYSKFSRRINKKLLVERSRIFLEQIGSNLDPNMLVQDIDVGQRQMVEIAKALTKNAGIIIMDEPTTALTEVETKELFKVIKNLEKKGIAIIYISHRLEEIFEICERVEVIRDGKYVGEALVKDIDNDKLIAMMVGRKIEDQFPYRKTEIGKVILDVKDLNYKNKVKNVNLQVRAGEMVGIAGLMGSGRTEMAKTIFGEFKKTSGSISIEGKTLEINNSRDAMNNGICYVSEDRKSEGCILGMSVGDNMTLCNLDSYERKNKSLDKKKEVNDINEYIRKINIKTPSKDQLIKNLSGGNQQKVVLAKWLMLSPKVLIIDEPTRGIDVGAKKEIYELLNELKSMGKAIIMISSDLPELLGTTDRILVMNEGKISGEVSREEATQEKIMKLAVGV from the coding sequence ATGGATACAAGAAAACCAATGCTAAAGATGGTTAATGTAAGTAAAAGTTTTCCTGGCGTTAAAGCCCTAGATAAAGTTAATATAACAGCTTATGGTGGAGAAGTTACAGCTCTTTTAGGTGAAAATGGAGCTGGAAAGTCTACATTGATGAAGATATTGAGTGGTGTATATCAAAAAGATGAAGGACAAATTTTTGTTCAAGGTGAAGAAGTGAAATTAAAGGGAATTAAAGATGCAGAGGAGCATGGAATAACAATAATTCATCAAGAGTTAAGCGTAATTCCTAATTTAACAATAGCTGAAAATATGTTTTTAGGAAATGAGAAGTATAGTAAGTTTTCTAGAAGAATTAATAAAAAGCTGCTAGTTGAAAGAAGCAGAATATTTTTAGAGCAAATTGGATCAAATTTAGATCCTAATATGCTAGTTCAAGATATTGATGTTGGGCAAAGACAAATGGTTGAAATAGCAAAAGCACTTACCAAAAATGCAGGAATTATAATAATGGATGAACCAACTACTGCACTTACAGAAGTCGAAACAAAGGAATTATTTAAAGTTATAAAAAATTTAGAGAAAAAAGGAATTGCAATTATTTATATATCTCATAGATTAGAAGAAATTTTTGAAATTTGTGAGAGAGTTGAAGTTATAAGGGACGGAAAATATGTAGGTGAAGCGCTTGTAAAAGATATTGATAATGATAAGCTAATTGCAATGATGGTAGGTAGAAAAATAGAAGACCAATTTCCTTATAGGAAAACTGAGATTGGTAAAGTCATACTCGATGTAAAGGATTTAAATTATAAAAATAAAGTTAAAAATGTTAATTTACAAGTTAGAGCAGGCGAAATGGTAGGAATAGCTGGTCTTATGGGATCAGGAAGAACAGAGATGGCAAAAACAATTTTTGGTGAATTTAAAAAAACATCAGGAAGTATATCAATAGAAGGAAAAACATTAGAGATAAACAATTCTAGAGATGCTATGAATAATGGAATTTGTTATGTTTCAGAGGATAGGAAAAGTGAAGGCTGCATACTTGGAATGTCAGTTGGTGACAATATGACTTTATGCAATCTAGATTCATATGAAAGAAAGAATAAATCCTTAGATAAGAAAAAAGAAGTAAATGATATTAATGAATATATTAGAAAGATTAATATAAAGACACCTAGCAAAGATCAATTAATTAAAAATTTAAGTGGAGGAAATCAGCAAAAGGTTGTTTTAGCTAAATGGTTAATGTTATCTCCAAAAGTTTTAATTATAGATGAACCAACAAGAGGAATAGATGTAGGTGCTAAGAAGGAAATTTATGAATTGCTTAATGAATTAAAATCTATGGGAAAAGCAATAATTATGATTTCATCAGATTTGCCAGAATTGCTTGGAACAACCGATAGAATTCTTGTAATGAATGAAGGAAAGATTTCAGGAGAAGTTTCTAGAGAAGAAGCAACTCAAGAAAAGATTATGAAACTTGCAGTAGGAGTTTAA